In a single window of the Patescibacteria group bacterium genome:
- a CDS encoding glycosyltransferase family 1 protein, with protein sequence MRIGIDCRTMLDWRKGGESAGIGHYTYYLVKHLVREDTANEYVLFLDKMIDQRVKEELLDSAKATVSVRNFPFQALKRCLPFVYGHMVISSMFEKAKLDLLHAPANALPMFYRRPAVVTVHDLAVYDHPEWFPMKYAGAALSFSERIVVPHSVSAARRVLAVSGQTKADLMRIFSAPDDKIDVIYEGAEPQPETFAAAGAAAVLKRLRLMGRRYCLQLGTLEPRKNLERSFEAFVALAGSDYHEYRGLDLIVAGRKGWHADQIIQALEKANSDLAQAAVKAHDEPRERIRYVGYLSPEDKVQVVANAAMFVFPSLYEGFGLPVIEAMSLGVPVIASRRASLPEICGEAALLVDPENVGEITLAMKKLYDDPALARGLSAAGRQRSKEFNWSRTARETVQAYAKAVNGA encoded by the coding sequence ATGCGTATCGGCATCGACTGTCGGACCATGCTGGATTGGCGCAAGGGAGGGGAGTCGGCCGGTATCGGCCACTATACTTATTATCTGGTCAAACATCTGGTGCGCGAGGACACGGCCAACGAGTACGTCCTGTTCCTCGACAAGATGATTGATCAGCGCGTCAAAGAGGAACTTCTGGATTCCGCCAAGGCCACGGTCTCGGTCCGTAATTTTCCCTTCCAAGCCCTGAAACGCTGCCTGCCGTTCGTCTACGGCCACATGGTCATCTCGTCGATGTTCGAGAAAGCGAAACTCGACCTGCTCCACGCCCCGGCCAACGCCCTGCCGATGTTTTATCGCCGACCGGCGGTTGTGACCGTCCACGACCTCGCTGTTTACGACCATCCGGAATGGTTCCCGATGAAATACGCCGGTGCGGCCCTGTCGTTCTCCGAGCGCATCGTTGTGCCGCATTCGGTCAGCGCAGCGCGCCGCGTATTGGCGGTTTCCGGCCAGACCAAAGCCGATCTGATGCGGATCTTCAGCGCGCCGGACGACAAGATCGACGTGATCTATGAAGGCGCCGAGCCGCAGCCGGAGACTTTTGCGGCCGCCGGTGCAGCGGCAGTCCTGAAACGCTTGCGGCTCATGGGGCGCCGTTATTGCCTGCAGCTCGGAACGCTGGAGCCCCGCAAGAATCTGGAGCGTTCTTTCGAAGCGTTCGTAGCTCTGGCCGGTTCTGACTACCATGAATATCGCGGTCTCGATCTCATCGTGGCCGGCCGCAAAGGCTGGCACGCCGATCAGATCATCCAGGCTCTGGAAAAGGCCAATTCCGACTTGGCCCAAGCGGCCGTGAAAGCCCATGACGAGCCGCGCGAACGGATCCGTTATGTCGGTTACCTGTCGCCGGAGGACAAGGTTCAGGTCGTCGCTAACGCCGCGATGTTCGTTTTTCCGTCTTTGTACGAAGGTTTCGGTTTGCCGGTCATTGAAGCGATGAGTCTGGGCGTGCCAGTCATCGCCAGTCGGCGGGCGTCGCTGCCGGAGATCTGCGGCGAGGCGGCGCTTTTGGTCGATCCTGAGAACGTCGGCGAGATCACCCTGGCGATGAAGAAATTGTACGATGATCCGGCGTTGGCGCGTGGTTTGTCCGCGGCCGGCCGCCAGCGGTCGAAAGAATTCAACTGGAGCCGGACGGCGCGGGAGACGGTTCAGGCCTATGCCAAAGCGGTAAACGGGGCTTGA
- a CDS encoding small multi-drug export protein yields MFLAGLPRAVTDPLLVMLFGASPILEVRGSIPFGVAVLKMPVVEATIWSIIGNTAAIFLIYGLGNWWLRLVERRKGFWQRLTDRVLHRTRLKFNGQYLKYGLVALCLFVAIPLPMTGAWTGSLAGFIFGIPLRKAFWPIFLGIVIAALIVAAITSGAVVGFSWATKSF; encoded by the coding sequence ATGTTCCTCGCTGGCCTGCCGCGCGCCGTCACTGACCCGCTCCTCGTCATGCTCTTCGGAGCCTCGCCGATTCTTGAGGTGCGCGGTTCGATCCCGTTCGGCGTCGCGGTCCTGAAGATGCCGGTCGTCGAAGCCACGATCTGGTCGATCATCGGCAACACCGCGGCCATTTTCTTGATCTACGGACTCGGGAATTGGTGGCTACGCCTGGTCGAGCGGCGCAAAGGTTTCTGGCAGCGGCTCACCGACCGCGTCCTGCACCGCACCCGGTTGAAATTTAACGGGCAGTATCTTAAGTACGGACTGGTCGCCCTGTGCCTGTTCGTGGCCATTCCGCTGCCGATGACCGGCGCCTGGACCGGATCGCTCGCCGGTTTCATCTTCGGTATCCCGCTCCGGAAAGCTTTTTGGCCGATTTTCCTGGGCATCGTCATTGCCGCCCTGATCGTCGCTGCAATCACCTCCGGGGCCGTGGTCGGTTTTTCCTGGGCCACGAAGAGCTTTTGA
- a CDS encoding serine hydrolase encodes MFSLIVALALYLAAAPAQAADAFSAYRAFLPAAAVAKVVIEQPLALPVSAPLKKDPRRLGVEINAASAAVLDWDSDAWLFEKDPDAARPIASLTKLVTVLTALDQDLDWDERLEIGAADIRAARGEYLFSGETATVRDLFNLSLIASSNEAAAALARSTGLTEPEFVAQMNLKAQELGLASGRFVEPTGLDPDNRASARDVARLVKASVAVPIIAETVVKKEYVYEPREGVRRRARSTDLLLDSFISKPPFSLLGGKTGYLQEAGYCFGAAAADGSGHRVIAVVLGADTKDERFSSVKKLIYWVFDAFTWSDQAVR; translated from the coding sequence ATGTTTTCGCTCATCGTGGCATTGGCTTTATATCTGGCCGCCGCTCCGGCTCAGGCTGCGGACGCCTTTAGCGCTTATCGCGCCTTTTTGCCGGCCGCCGCCGTCGCAAAGGTCGTGATCGAGCAGCCGCTGGCGTTGCCGGTCTCCGCGCCGCTCAAGAAAGATCCGCGCCGGCTGGGCGTGGAGATCAACGCTGCCAGCGCCGCCGTCCTTGACTGGGACAGCGACGCCTGGCTTTTCGAAAAAGATCCGGACGCGGCGCGCCCCATCGCCTCGCTTACCAAGCTTGTGACCGTGCTGACCGCTCTTGACCAGGATCTCGACTGGGACGAACGGTTGGAGATCGGCGCCGCGGACATCCGCGCCGCGCGCGGCGAATATCTTTTTTCCGGCGAAACCGCGACCGTGCGCGACTTGTTCAATCTCAGCCTGATCGCTTCGTCGAACGAAGCCGCTGCGGCCCTGGCCCGGAGCACCGGGCTCACGGAGCCGGAATTCGTGGCGCAAATGAATCTTAAAGCGCAAGAGCTCGGTCTGGCGTCGGGTCGGTTCGTCGAGCCGACTGGTCTGGATCCGGATAATCGCGCCAGCGCCCGCGATGTCGCCCGGCTCGTCAAAGCGTCCGTGGCCGTTCCGATCATCGCGGAGACGGTCGTCAAGAAGGAATATGTCTACGAGCCTCGCGAGGGCGTCCGCCGCCGCGCGCGTAGCACGGATCTGTTGCTCGACAGTTTCATCAGCAAGCCGCCGTTCTCGCTTTTGGGTGGGAAAACCGGCTATCTCCAGGAGGCTGGTTATTGCTTCGGCGCCGCCGCGGCCGACGGCAGCGGACATCGCGTGATCGCCGTCGTACTCGGCGCCGACACCAAGGACGAGCGCTTCAGTTCAGTGAAGAAACTCATTTATTGGGTCTTTGACGCGTTCACCTGGTCAGACCAGGCTGTCCGCTGA
- the scpB gene encoding SMC-Scp complex subunit ScpB — protein MLTSRIESILFIAAKPMSVKKLAELLEAERTEVDKALDELAAHYNESSRGIRLMRHGGEVQLSTAPDNSKVIQDFIKDETTGELTKPSLEALTIVAYRGPVSKAELEQIRGVNCSLILRNLLMRGLIEVEGEAGQPQARYRVTLDFLRFLGVASVEELPDYEKLRSHENVVKILQIEQTQTAAAAVEPAVADAVADQEPVAVPVSDLPPEESSASETLVANT, from the coding sequence ATGCTGACCTCCAGGATCGAAAGCATTCTCTTCATCGCCGCGAAACCGATGAGCGTCAAGAAGCTCGCGGAACTTTTGGAAGCCGAGCGGACCGAGGTCGACAAAGCGCTCGACGAGCTCGCGGCGCATTACAACGAGTCGAGCCGCGGCATTCGTCTGATGCGCCACGGCGGCGAAGTCCAGCTCAGCACCGCGCCGGACAATTCCAAAGTCATTCAGGATTTCATCAAGGACGAGACCACTGGTGAACTCACCAAACCCTCGCTCGAGGCTTTGACCATCGTGGCTTATCGCGGTCCCGTCTCCAAGGCGGAGCTGGAACAGATCCGCGGGGTCAATTGCAGCCTCATCCTGCGCAACCTGCTGATGCGCGGGCTCATCGAGGTCGAGGGCGAGGCTGGTCAGCCTCAGGCTAGGTATCGGGTCACACTGGATTTCCTGCGTTTTCTGGGCGTCGCTTCCGTCGAGGAACTTCCGGATTATGAGAAATTGCGGTCGCATGAGAATGTCGTGAAGATCCTGCAGATCGAACAGACTCAGACTGCCGCCGCCGCGGTTGAACCCGCCGTAGCCGACGCTGTCGCGGATCAGGAGCCGGTTGCGGTTCCGGTTTCCGACCTGCCGCCAGAAGAATCTTCCGCCTCAGAAACATTGGTCGCTAACACCTGA
- a CDS encoding ScpA family protein yields MEFAVKLERFEGPLSLLLELIEAAKLDISEVSLARVTDAYLQRLSANPQIPPEEMADFLVVAAKLLYLKSRILLPFLAADAQEEIGDLESQLRIYKEYLDASKAISALIGKRRFLFVHDRLPQIEIGFAPPKKLTAAQMAEIMGGVLRRLDIVVRVPQAIIEKTVSIHEKIRQIQSFLARTAKSSFRALVASAESRIEVVVSFLALLELIRERAVVVNQDRLFDDITIEKTETETVSLPA; encoded by the coding sequence ATGGAGTTCGCCGTGAAACTGGAGAGGTTCGAGGGTCCGCTCAGTCTGTTGCTGGAGCTTATTGAGGCCGCCAAACTCGACATTTCCGAGGTCTCATTGGCGCGGGTCACGGATGCTTATTTGCAGCGTCTGAGCGCCAACCCGCAGATTCCGCCGGAAGAGATGGCGGATTTTTTGGTCGTGGCGGCCAAGCTGCTGTATCTCAAATCGCGCATCCTGCTGCCGTTCCTGGCCGCCGACGCTCAGGAGGAGATCGGCGACCTGGAGTCGCAATTGCGCATCTATAAGGAATATCTCGACGCTTCGAAAGCGATCTCGGCGCTCATCGGCAAGCGGCGCTTCCTGTTCGTGCACGACCGGCTGCCGCAGATCGAGATCGGTTTCGCGCCGCCGAAAAAACTGACCGCGGCCCAGATGGCCGAAATCATGGGCGGCGTGCTGCGTCGGCTCGATATCGTCGTCCGGGTGCCGCAAGCGATCATCGAGAAGACCGTTTCCATTCACGAGAAGATCCGCCAGATCCAATCGTTCCTGGCGCGGACCGCCAAGTCCAGTTTCCGCGCCCTGGTCGCTTCGGCCGAGTCGCGGATCGAAGTGGTGGTGAGTTTCCTCGCGCTCCTCGAACTCATCCGCGAGCGGGCCGTGGTCGTGAATCAGGACCGGCTCTTTGACGACATAACCATCGAGAAGACCGAAACTGAAACCGTTTCCTTACCCGCCTAA
- a CDS encoding YbaK/EbsC family protein, with amino-acid sequence MTASKKILLHLGKRKVKFEIVKHKKVYTAYDLAQTLGEKLDSIAKTLLVEVDLPELHKKGKNYFVAVVPASYYVDLANLKKVLKAKKIALVPEKIMAKLGLRPGALTPFGSLRGLGVVLDKGLVKTKEAIVGAESFTESLRLKVKDLMALENPVVGAIGKKSGVKLQKKAPAKAKKPAKRPSNKKKLSKSKKRR; translated from the coding sequence ATGACCGCCTCCAAAAAGATCCTGCTCCATTTGGGCAAACGGAAAGTGAAATTCGAGATCGTGAAGCACAAGAAGGTCTACACGGCCTATGACCTGGCGCAGACGCTCGGCGAGAAGCTCGACTCCATCGCCAAGACGCTGCTGGTCGAAGTCGATTTGCCGGAGCTGCACAAGAAAGGCAAGAATTATTTCGTCGCCGTCGTGCCGGCTTCTTATTACGTCGACCTCGCTAATCTGAAGAAGGTCCTGAAAGCGAAGAAGATCGCGCTCGTTCCGGAGAAGATCATGGCCAAGCTGGGACTGCGCCCCGGCGCTTTGACTCCGTTCGGCAGCCTGCGCGGCCTTGGCGTCGTCCTCGACAAGGGACTGGTCAAAACCAAAGAGGCGATCGTCGGCGCGGAGAGTTTCACCGAGTCGCTGCGCCTCAAGGTCAAGGACCTGATGGCCCTGGAGAATCCGGTCGTCGGCGCGATCGGCAAGAAGAGCGGCGTCAAGCTGCAGAAGAAGGCTCCGGCCAAGGCCAAGAAGCCGGCCAAGCGCCCGTCGAACAAGAAGAAACTTTCGAAGTCCAAGAAGCGCCGCTAA